The nucleotide window CGGGGGCGTGGCGCATTCGGCGACCGTCTACCCCGGTGCACCGCATGGCTATACGATGTCCGACCTGGAGGCCTACCACCACGAGGCCTGCGAACATCACTTCACCGAACTCGAGGCCCTGTTCGGCAGGACCTTGTCCGAGTGAGTCGGTCGCGGCACGTGGCCGGACAACCGGCAATGAGATGCGCTGTCGCTGCGACGTTCACAGCCAATCCACAGAGGATTCCGAACCCGACCACACTACGAGTCCACTCTCGACACATGAGAAGAAGCAAGAACACCGTCTCCGTCCCGCTCGTGGTCCTCGAAGATCCCGCCGCCATCGATTACGCCCACGCCCTGTTCCGCCTCGACATCCCGGTGGCCGTCGTCAGCAGCGAGTACTCCGCCGTCTTGCCGTTCATGGTGGGAAACAACGGGTACACGACGGCACTCGTCGCCGATGTCGACGATCCCGAGCAGCTCGCCGAGGCGATCGTGATCATCGAACGGCGCTTCGGCCGAGTCGATTCCGTGATCCGCTACGCCACCGATCTCCCCACCGCCCGCGCCTCCTGAGGATCACGGACCCACCTCTGGGATCAGGCCTCCTCACGAGGCGGGCGTCGACCCCGGTGCACCGATCGGGCGCCCTTGGCGCAGCGGGAGTTCCTTCCACGTGATCGTGCCGATGATGGCCAGCAGCGAGATGATCGACACCGCCAGGAACACGCGGTCCATCGAGTCGGCGAAGCCCTCCTTGATCGGCTGTGCCACCTCGGTGGGCAGCTTCTCGATCACGGAGGTGTCACTCATGACGCTGTCCGACGATCCGGCCGCGGCGCCGGGGTTCTGCGCGGCCGCGATGAGCGACTGTCCGAACGCGCTGACTTGCGGGTCGCTGCTCTGGGAGGCCTCCACGACCGCGGCCCGGTACTCGGGCTGGGCTGCCGCGGCGACCATCTCGTCCTGGATGCTCGGCCCCATGAACGAGAACAGCATCGAGAAGAAGACCGCGACGCCGAGTGTCCCGCCGATCTGGCGGAAGAAGGTGGCGGTACCGGTGGACAGGCCCATGTCCGTGGGCGGCAGGATGTTCTGCATGGCCAGGGTGATCGGCTGCATCAGGTTGCCGAGACCGAAACCGAGCAGCGCCGCCATCAGCATGACCAGGTAGACCGGGGTGTCGGTGCCGACCAGGTGCAGCAGAAAGGTGGCGGCGGTGATCAGCACCGCGCCGATGATCGTGAAGATCTTGTAGCGGCCGGTACGGGAGATCAGCTGGCCCGACAGGATCGAGCCGGTCATGAGACCGAGCACCATGGGCAGCATCTGCAACCCGGCGACCATCGGGCTCGATCCGCGGAGGACCTGAAAGTACTGCGGCAGCATCGAGATTCCGCCGAACATGACGGCACCGATGACGACCGAGATGATGATGCCCTGGCTGAACACCCGGTTCTGGAAGACGCGCAACGGAATCAGCGCGTCGTCGCCCATCTTGTGCTCGATCCAGATGAACGCGGCGATACCGAGCACGCCGATCACGTAGCAGAGAATCGAGAGCCCGGAGCTCCAACCCCATTGGCGCCCTTGTTCGGCGACGATGAGCAGCGGCGCCACCGCGACGGCGAGCGCTGTCGCGCCCCAGTAGTCGGTACGCCCGCCGACACCCTTCTGCTGGTCGTAGTTGAGCACCTTGTAGACCACGAAGAGTGCGACGAGGCCGATCGGCACGTTCACGAGGAACACCCAGCGCCAGCCGGCCACCCACAGAATCGTCGTCTGGCCGGCGAACAGGCCACCGAGGACCGGGCCGAGAACACTGGAGGTACCGAACACGGCGAGGAAGTAGCCCTGGTACTTCGCACGTTCGCGCGGCGGCACGATGTCGCCGATGGTGGTCAAGGCGAGGGTCATCAGCCCGCCCGCGCCGAGTCCCTGGAAAGCGCGGAACGCGGCCAGCTCGTACATCGACGTGGCGATCGTGCACAGCAACGAACCGACGATGAAGATCGAGATCGCCAGCAGGAAGAACGGTTTGCGGCCGTAGAGGTCGGACAGTTTGCCGTACAGGGGTGTCACGATCGTCGCGGTGACGAGGTAGGCCGTGGTCACCCAGGCCTGCATGTCGTAGCCCTGCAGGTCGTCGGCGATGGTCCGGATCGCAGTCGACACGATGGTCTGGTCGAGCGCGGCTAGGAACATGCCCATCATGAGTCCGGCCAGGATGGTCAGGATCTGGCGATGGGTCAGTCCGGCACCGGCGACCTCATCGTCGTGGGCCACTGTGTCGGCGCCCGACGGGGAGTCTGTCATTGTCGTCCTTTCACGGGTTTCATGCATCCGCGTCCGGCGTGCGGGCTGGGCACGCCGGGTTGAGGGCCGCATCGGCAGCGTCGACGAATCGTCCGAGAAGCCTGACCAGGGTGTGCAGTTCGTCGTCCGACCAATCCGCCATCACGCCGGCCATCGCTGATCGCCGGATCTCGCGCATACCCAGGACGCGGTCCCGGCCCGCGTCGGTGATGACGAGCAGGGTGGCGCGGCCGTCGTCGGGGTCCGCCTCACGGCGGATCAGTCCGTGGTCCACGAGCTGTGCCACGTGACGACTCACCGTCGACGGATCGGCACTCATCGCCTCGGCGAGCTCACGGGATCGCATCGATCGTCGGGACAGCGGGAACAGTGCCTTGAACGCTGCCGCCTCGAACTCACCCTCGCGCGTCCGGAACGTGGTGTGGACCGCCCGCTCGCGG belongs to Gordonia sp. KTR9 and includes:
- a CDS encoding MarR family winged helix-turn-helix transcriptional regulator, with the translated sequence MPALDHQAFDDLFETLQRFVRIRERAVHTTFRTREGEFEAAAFKALFPLSRRSMRSRELAEAMSADPSTVSRHVAQLVDHGLIRREADPDDGRATLLVITDAGRDRVLGMREIRRSAMAGVMADWSDDELHTLVRLLGRFVDAADAALNPACPARTPDADA
- a CDS encoding MDR family MFS transporter, which gives rise to MTDSPSGADTVAHDDEVAGAGLTHRQILTILAGLMMGMFLAALDQTIVSTAIRTIADDLQGYDMQAWVTTAYLVTATIVTPLYGKLSDLYGRKPFFLLAISIFIVGSLLCTIATSMYELAAFRAFQGLGAGGLMTLALTTIGDIVPPRERAKYQGYFLAVFGTSSVLGPVLGGLFAGQTTILWVAGWRWVFLVNVPIGLVALFVVYKVLNYDQQKGVGGRTDYWGATALAVAVAPLLIVAEQGRQWGWSSGLSILCYVIGVLGIAAFIWIEHKMGDDALIPLRVFQNRVFSQGIIISVVIGAVMFGGISMLPQYFQVLRGSSPMVAGLQMLPMVLGLMTGSILSGQLISRTGRYKIFTIIGAVLITAATFLLHLVGTDTPVYLVMLMAALLGFGLGNLMQPITLAMQNILPPTDMGLSTGTATFFRQIGGTLGVAVFFSMLFSFMGPSIQDEMVAAAAQPEYRAAVVEASQSSDPQVSAFGQSLIAAAQNPGAAAGSSDSVMSDTSVIEKLPTEVAQPIKEGFADSMDRVFLAVSIISLLAIIGTITWKELPLRQGRPIGAPGSTPAS